In one Thioclava sp. ES.031 genomic region, the following are encoded:
- a CDS encoding CoA pyrophosphatase produces MSDPLAPVLDALARPGRPSSDYDLNPEVILPEGRKLRPAGVLVAFDTFGPEPRLHLTKRSSHLRHHPGQIAFPGGKVDPDDEGPVGAALREAQEEIGLPHAHVEVLGTLDPHETVTSFLVTPVLARIHTPFEVIPEAGEVAEAFTVPLSHITPGNFRVESRRWRGSRRSYFVAPYGPYYIWGATARILRSLADRMAE; encoded by the coding sequence ATGAGTGATCCTCTCGCCCCGGTTCTCGACGCCTTGGCGCGACCGGGGCGGCCCTCTTCGGATTACGATCTGAACCCGGAAGTGATCCTGCCCGAGGGCCGCAAGCTGCGGCCTGCGGGCGTTCTCGTCGCCTTCGACACCTTCGGGCCGGAGCCGCGCCTGCATCTGACGAAGCGCAGCTCGCATCTGCGCCATCACCCCGGCCAGATCGCCTTTCCCGGCGGCAAGGTCGATCCAGATGACGAAGGCCCGGTCGGCGCGGCTCTGCGCGAGGCGCAGGAAGAGATCGGCCTGCCCCATGCCCATGTCGAGGTGCTGGGCACGCTCGATCCGCATGAGACCGTGACGTCCTTTCTGGTAACGCCGGTGCTGGCCCGCATTCACACGCCCTTCGAGGTCATCCCCGAAGCGGGCGAGGTGGCCGAGGCGTTCACCGTGCCGCTCTCGCATATCACGCCCGGGAATTTCCGCGTCGAATCGCGCCGCTGGCGCGGCTCCCGGCGCAGCTATTTCGTGGCGCCTTACGGGCCCTATTACATCTGGGGCGCCACCGCGCGTATATTGCGCTCATTGGCGGACCGGATGGCGGAATGA